In one window of Onychomys torridus chromosome 7, mOncTor1.1, whole genome shotgun sequence DNA:
- the LOC118587553 gene encoding olfactory receptor 150-like, whose product MEEVNQTTATELILAGLTKNPELQLPLFFIFLGVYLFTVVGNLGMIILILFSSQLHTPMYYLLSSLSFIDCCQSTVITPKMLVNFVTEKNAIPYPECIAQFYFFCVFAVAECHMLAAMAYDRYVAISNPLLYNVTMSYQVCLWMVAGVYGMGLLSATAHTVFLLRVLFCKSNIINHYFCDLFPLLELSCSSTFINEVVALSFSAFNIIMPVMTILSSYIFIIVSILHIQSTGGRSKAFSTCSSHILAVVVFYGSLAFMYLQPSSVSSLGQEKLSSVFYTIVVPMLNPMIYSLRNQDVRAALKSLLENLSFFSTKNSFP is encoded by the coding sequence atggaagaagtaAATCAAACCACAGCAACTGAGTTGATCCTCGCTGGATTAACAAAGAATCCAGAACTCCAGTTGCCCCTATTCTTCATCTTCCTAGGAGTCTATTTGTTTACAGTTGTGGGAAACCTGGGCATGATCATCTTGATCCTGTTTAGTTCTCAGCTGCACACGCCCATGTATTATTTACTCAGCAGTCTGTCCTTTATTGACTGCTGTCAGTCGACTGTCATTACACCCAAAATGCTGGTGAACTTTGTGACTGAGAAGAATGCCATTCCTTACCCAGAATGCATAGCTCAGTTTtacttcttctgtgtttttgctgTTGCAGAATGTCACATGTTGGCTGCAATGGcatatgaccgctatgtggctaTCTCTAACCCTTTACTTTACAATGTAACCATGTCCTATCAAGTCTGTttgtggatggtagctggggtaTATGGTATGGGCTTACTAAGTGCCACAGCTCATACTGTCTTCTTGCTGAGGGTGCTTTTCTGTAAGTCTAATATAATAAACCATTACTTCTGTGATCTTTTCCCATTGCTGGAGCTCTCTTGCTCTAGTACTTTTATCAATGAAGTAGTAGCACTGTCCTTCAGTGCATTTAACATTATTATGCCAGTTATGACCATTCTTAGCTCTTACATCTTCATCATTGTCAGCATCCTCCACATTCAGTCCACTGGGGGAAGATCCAAGGCCTTCAGCACATGCAGCTCCCACATCTTGGCTGTTGTTGTCTTCTATGGGTCATTAGCATTTATGTACCTTCAGCCATCATCAGTCAGCTCCCTGGGCCAAGAGAAACTATCATCTGTATTTTATACCATTGTTGTACCTATGTTAAATCCCATGATCTACAGCCTGAGAAATCAAGATGTCAGAGCCGCCCTAAAATCGTTACTAGAAAACCTAAGTTTCTTCTCAACAAAGAACAGTTTTCCTTAG